CGCACCATAATAACTGTCGAAGCCGTAGCCCTCGCTCACGATGCCGCCCTGGTACTTATTGAGGATAACGCCCGCTAACCGCTGAGCACCAAGCAACCCGATCACGTCTTTCACCTCGCGAGTTGTCGTTCGGCCCTCTTCGGCAACGACGATGTAGCCATCGAGTTGCGCCATGGTTGTCACCGCGTCGTCGTTTGCAAAAACCGGCGGCAGATCGACCATGAACAAACTATTTTCGCTAGTGGCGCGGAACGAACGCAGCAATGCCTGAGCGCGGGGGCCAGCCAGCAATTCGGCTGATCGGATCGGGCCAGCTGTGGTGGGGAGTATCACCAGGCGCTCACCGTCGAGAGCGTACGCAGTTGGCATC
This portion of the Sphingomonas limnosediminicola genome encodes:
- a CDS encoding chromosome partitioning protein, which gives rise to MIRAKIHELRTQRGWRLFGVLSATPKVGKSFITFNVAAALSRDPRFNTTAVDLDLRRASLTEVLGVDPPVSIRAFLEERPGASMPTAYALDGERLVILPTTAGPIRSAELLAGPRAQALLRSFRATSENSLFMVDLPPVFANDDAVTTMAQLDGYIVVAEEGRTTTREVKDVIGLLGAQRLAGVILNKYQGGIVSEGYGFDSYYGAGYYFEPPAVDS